Below is a window of Tsuneonella deserti DNA.
GTCACCGACCCGGCCGATTACGACGAGCTGCTGGCCGAACTCGCCGCCAACAACGGGGCGACCACGCTCGCCTTCCGCAGGCGCATGGCGGCCAAGGCTTTCGCCGCGACCGCCGCCTATGACGCGATGATCAGTCAGTGGTTCGCGTTCGCCGACCAGCAGCAGAAGTTCCCGCCGCTGGTCAGCACGTCGCGCAGGCTCGCCACCACTCTGCGCTACGGCGAAAACCCGCATCAGGACGCCGCGCTGTACCTGCCGGTCGGACCGCACGTGAACGGTTTGCCGCAAGCCGAACAGGTGCAGGGCAAGGAGTTGTCCTACAACAACTACAATGACGCTGCCGCCGCGCTCGAACTGGTGGCAGAGTTTGCCGGAGGCGATCCGGCGGTGGTGATCGTCAAGCATGCGAACCCTTGCGGTGTCGCACAGTGTTCGACGCTGTTCGGCGCGTGGAATGAAGCGCTTCATTGCGATGATGTTTCGGCGTTCGGCGGCATCGTCGCGACCAACGTGCCGCTCGACGGGCCGACCGCGGAGGCGATCTGCTCGATCTTCACCGAGGTGGTAGTCGCCCCCGGCGCCGACGATGCCGCCCGCGCCGCCTTCGCGAAAAAGAAGAACCTGCGCCTGCTGATTACCGACGGCCTCCCCGATCCCCGCCGCTCCGGCCAGACGATGGCAGTCATCGCCGGCGGCATCCTGGTGCAGGACCGCGACAACGGCGCGATTTCGCGTAACGACTTGAAAGTGGTCACGAAAAGGGTTCCGACCGAGCAGGAACTGAGCGACTGCATGTTCGCTTGGACGGTCGCCCGGCACGTAAAATCCAACGCGATCGTGTACGCGAAAGACGGCGTCACCGCGGGCATCGGCGCCGGCCAGATGAACCGGCGCGATTCCTCGCGCATCGCGGCGATGAAAGCGGCCGAGGCGGCGGAAAAGCACGGCTGGAGCCAGCCCCGCACCGTCGGCAGCGCGGTCGCTTCGGACGCCTTCTTCCCCTTCGCCGACGGCCTGCTCGCCGCAGCCGAAGCGGGCGCGACTGCGGTGATTCAGCCGGGCGGTTCGATCCGCGACGAGGAAGTGATCAAGGCGGCCGACGAGGCTGGCCTGGCGATGGTCTTCACCGGGATGCGGCACTTCCGGCACTGATAGGTTTTCGAAGGCGCCTCCGCGCCTTCGTCCTCGGCGCTGCTTCCTACGCTTCGCTTCGGACCGCCTGCGGGCACCCGTTTGGTCTCGCGGTCGGCTTGTCGCCGCCCGTCTTAGCGGC
It encodes the following:
- the purH gene encoding bifunctional phosphoribosylaminoimidazolecarboxamide formyltransferase/IMP cyclohydrolase, giving the protein MTDVTIRRALLSVSDKDGLAALGATLADGGIEIISTGGTARELRGAGLDVRDVSDVTGFPEMMDGRIKTLHPVVHGGLLAVRDNPEHAAAMAAHEIGGIDLAVINLYPFEATVARGASRDEIIENIDIGGPAMVRSAAKNHQYVTIVTDPADYDELLAELAANNGATTLAFRRRMAAKAFAATAAYDAMISQWFAFADQQQKFPPLVSTSRRLATTLRYGENPHQDAALYLPVGPHVNGLPQAEQVQGKELSYNNYNDAAAALELVAEFAGGDPAVVIVKHANPCGVAQCSTLFGAWNEALHCDDVSAFGGIVATNVPLDGPTAEAICSIFTEVVVAPGADDAARAAFAKKKNLRLLITDGLPDPRRSGQTMAVIAGGILVQDRDNGAISRNDLKVVTKRVPTEQELSDCMFAWTVARHVKSNAIVYAKDGVTAGIGAGQMNRRDSSRIAAMKAAEAAEKHGWSQPRTVGSAVASDAFFPFADGLLAAAEAGATAVIQPGGSIRDEEVIKAADEAGLAMVFTGMRHFRH